In Drosophila gunungcola strain Sukarami unplaced genomic scaffold, Dgunungcola_SK_2 000136F, whole genome shotgun sequence, a single window of DNA contains:
- the LOC128265587 gene encoding uncharacterized protein LOC128265587 isoform X1, with protein sequence MKSELLTLTLLGIIISNLDLQVLAHPERYNRLPFRGHSQVGGGQDPAHRENRDDLCTQCFCSHIKAICDFQQNKTLSSVFNNKYAVPLNIKYIEVRLTAGTQFVLHENLFQDNQVNYFGVIGVKDNDQVEMTSNAFFHNKGGYPSIEISKVSSVFLQDKFLPGAEFKLLVDDVDKLVVFPNAFQMTNLDCTLRRIRHLELMKNAFNPGGATYGINLRVENSTIDQLGIFGVSMSKVSLVGCHIGRIMSNAFDVTSIKELFIDDCDIAVIESQALTNKLHSDKVAILSTVIGTIEGQAISQSGITTMIMSGNTINKICSNGIQIVAVNLFIRNNTMRHLEPNWLSVGQADQVAIEDNSFDNYGRCELNIGSSNCSFRNNKLQHPQAGSLNFTCRVHQVRVGRECTCDKSWLSALTDHDLESEVMCQVAERHGGCFNATSTDLRRFVNEACGGNATMRECIAGQWHAKSASDQLSGTSKYHITWIACLIAGVTLAIVLVVGVVFRCWHSSGGGRNSNDICLIAEDIREQLQQRASVLKVGDGTRNSIMKLINGQFSKEVCHTRIMSFLGDLKHKSPEIEALLFQHIAQCHMNPPTGDGYGPGAGPTSPSAPSPNPSEGGFDEEPVYQEPDQQRPLICGEYSSPPHHLVENPYSEPFNATNANDMPPPYQYATPMRILTPPQQLQQPSTMANYATPVWRSTPSATPTSRPPSGSQGQQGSATAPRAVKDLRQALQNSPQFHPNQLTSARNQRQILQNLPVQPPPYSHSHGHGQRSQVRGQRRRSFECLDGAASLAAMEHMDSGSDHSGGSDVTVQIADVIDYADA encoded by the exons ATGAAATCGGAATTGTTAACTCTGACCCTGCTCggtattataatttcgaaTTTGGATTTGCAAGTGTTAGCCCATCCGGAGCGCTACAATCGGCTTCCCTTCCGCGGACATTCGCAGGTCGGTGGGGGGCAGGACCCCGCCCACCGGGAGAACCGAGATGACCTCTGCACCCAGTGCTTCTGTTCGCACATCAAGGCCATCTGTGACTTCCAGCAAAATAAGACG CTGTCGAGCgtttttaacaataaatacgCGGTGCCGCTAAACATCAAGTACATAGAGGTGCGACTGACGGCCGGCACCCAGTTCGTCCTGCATGAGAACCTGTTCCAGGACAACCAGGTCAACTACTTCGGCGTGATCGGAGTGAAGGATAACGATCAGGTGGAGATGACCAGCAATGCCTTTTTCCACAACAAAGGCGGCTATCCGAGCATCGAGATTAGCAAGGTGTCGTCGGTGTTTCTCCAAGATAAATTCCTGCCAG GTGCGGAATTCAAGCTGCTGGTGGATGACGTCGATAAGCTGGTGGTGTTCCCCAATGCCTTCCAAATGACCAATTTGGACTGCACCCTCAGAAGGATCAGGCATCTGGAGCTGATGAAGAACGCCTTTAATCCCGGCGGTGCCACGTATGGGATAAAT CTTCGCGTGGAGAATTCTACAATCGATCAGCTGGGCATCTTTGGCGTGTCCATGAGCAAGGTGAGCCTAGTGGGCTGCCACATCGGCAGGATCATGAGCAACGCCTTCGATGTGACCAGCATTAAGGAGCTGTTCATCGATGATTGCGACATTGCGGTTATCGAGTCCCAGGCGCTGACCAACAAGCTGCACAGTGATAAGGTGGCCATTCTGAGCACGGTTATCGGTACAATTGAGGGCCAGGCGATCAGCCAAAGCGGCATTACCACCATGATTATGTCAGGGAACAC AATCAACAAGATCTGTTCGAATGGCATTCAAATAGTGGCCGTGAACCTCTTCATTCGCAACAACACAATGCGCCACTTGGAGCCCAATTGGCTGAGTGTCGGCCAGGCCGATCAAGTGGCCATCGAGGACAATAGCTTCGATAACTATGGCCGCTGTGAGCTGAACATTGGCTCCTCGAACTGCAGTTTTCGCAACAATAAACTGCAACATCCGCAGGCGGGCAGCCTGAATTTCACGTGCCGCGTTCACCAGGTGCGCGTGGGTCGCGAGTGCACCTGCGACAAGTCCTGGCTATCGGCTCTGACCGATCACGATCTGGAGTCGGAGGTGATGTGCCAGGTGGCGGAACGGCATGGTGGATGCTTCAATGCCACTAGCACAGATCTGCGGCGATTTGTGAATGAGGCATGCGGTGGAAATGCGACGATGCGCGAGTGCATCGCTGGTCAGTGGCATGCAAAGTCGGCCAGCGATCAGTTGAGCGGCACCAGCAAATACCACATCACCTGGATAGCCTGTCTGATTGCGGGCGTTACCCTGGCGATTGTCCTGGTTGTGGGCGTGGTCTTCAGATGCTGGCACTCCAGTGGTGGTGGACGAAATAGCAACGACATTTGCCTGATTGCCGAGGACATTCGCGAACAGTTGCAGCAGAGGGCCAGTGTGCTGAAGGTTGGCGATGGCACACGGAACTCCATCATGAAACTTATAAATGGGCAGTTCAGCAAGGAGGTCTGTCATACGAGGATCATGTCATTCCTGGGGGACCTGAAGCACAAATCGCCGGAGATTGAGGCACTGCTGTTCCAGCACATTGCCCAGTGTCACATGAATCCGCCGACGGGCGATGGCTACGGGCCAGGTGCTGGTCCAACCTCACCCAGCGCACCCAGTCCGAATCCCAGTGAGGGCGGCTTCGACGAGGAGCCCGTCTACCAGGAGCCCGATCAACAGCGTCCACTCATCTGCGGCGAGTACTCATCGCCGCCGCACCATCTTGTCGAGAATCCGTACTCGGAGCCGTTTAATGCAACGA ATGCGAACGACATGCCACCGCCATATCAATATGCCACGCCCATGCGCATTCTCACGCCCccacagcaactgcaacagccaTCGACGATGGCCAATTATGCCACGCCCGTGTGGCGGTCCACGCcgagtgccacgcccaccagtCGACCGCCTTCGGGGTCACAGGGTCAGCAGGGGTCAGCCACAGCGCCAAGGGCAGTCAAGGATCTGAGGCAAGCTCTCCAGAATTCCCCACAATTCCATCCCAATCAGCTGACCTCAGCGCGCAACCAAAGACAGATCCTGCAGAACCTGCCGGTCCAACCGCCGCCCTACAGTCACAGTCACGGTCACGGTCAAAGGTCACAGGTCAGGGGTCAGCGGAGGCGCAGCTTCGAGTGCCTCGACGGCGCCGCCAGCCTGGCGGCCATGGAGCACATGGACTCCGGTTCGGATCACTCCGGCGGCAGCGATGTGACTGTCCAAATTGCCGATGTGATCGACTATGCGGatgcctaa
- the LOC128265587 gene encoding uncharacterized protein LOC128265587 isoform X2, translated as MTSNAFFHNKGGYPSIEISKVSSVFLQDKFLPGAEFKLLVDDVDKLVVFPNAFQMTNLDCTLRRIRHLELMKNAFNPGGATYGINLRVENSTIDQLGIFGVSMSKVSLVGCHIGRIMSNAFDVTSIKELFIDDCDIAVIESQALTNKLHSDKVAILSTVIGTIEGQAISQSGITTMIMSGNTINKICSNGIQIVAVNLFIRNNTMRHLEPNWLSVGQADQVAIEDNSFDNYGRCELNIGSSNCSFRNNKLQHPQAGSLNFTCRVHQVRVGRECTCDKSWLSALTDHDLESEVMCQVAERHGGCFNATSTDLRRFVNEACGGNATMRECIAGQWHAKSASDQLSGTSKYHITWIACLIAGVTLAIVLVVGVVFRCWHSSGGGRNSNDICLIAEDIREQLQQRASVLKVGDGTRNSIMKLINGQFSKEVCHTRIMSFLGDLKHKSPEIEALLFQHIAQCHMNPPTGDGYGPGAGPTSPSAPSPNPSEGGFDEEPVYQEPDQQRPLICGEYSSPPHHLVENPYSEPFNATNANDMPPPYQYATPMRILTPPQQLQQPSTMANYATPVWRSTPSATPTSRPPSGSQGQQGSATAPRAVKDLRQALQNSPQFHPNQLTSARNQRQILQNLPVQPPPYSHSHGHGQRSQVRGQRRRSFECLDGAASLAAMEHMDSGSDHSGGSDVTVQIADVIDYADA; from the exons ATGACCAGCAATGCCTTTTTCCACAACAAAGGCGGCTATCCGAGCATCGAGATTAGCAAGGTGTCGTCGGTGTTTCTCCAAGATAAATTCCTGCCAG GTGCGGAATTCAAGCTGCTGGTGGATGACGTCGATAAGCTGGTGGTGTTCCCCAATGCCTTCCAAATGACCAATTTGGACTGCACCCTCAGAAGGATCAGGCATCTGGAGCTGATGAAGAACGCCTTTAATCCCGGCGGTGCCACGTATGGGATAAAT CTTCGCGTGGAGAATTCTACAATCGATCAGCTGGGCATCTTTGGCGTGTCCATGAGCAAGGTGAGCCTAGTGGGCTGCCACATCGGCAGGATCATGAGCAACGCCTTCGATGTGACCAGCATTAAGGAGCTGTTCATCGATGATTGCGACATTGCGGTTATCGAGTCCCAGGCGCTGACCAACAAGCTGCACAGTGATAAGGTGGCCATTCTGAGCACGGTTATCGGTACAATTGAGGGCCAGGCGATCAGCCAAAGCGGCATTACCACCATGATTATGTCAGGGAACAC AATCAACAAGATCTGTTCGAATGGCATTCAAATAGTGGCCGTGAACCTCTTCATTCGCAACAACACAATGCGCCACTTGGAGCCCAATTGGCTGAGTGTCGGCCAGGCCGATCAAGTGGCCATCGAGGACAATAGCTTCGATAACTATGGCCGCTGTGAGCTGAACATTGGCTCCTCGAACTGCAGTTTTCGCAACAATAAACTGCAACATCCGCAGGCGGGCAGCCTGAATTTCACGTGCCGCGTTCACCAGGTGCGCGTGGGTCGCGAGTGCACCTGCGACAAGTCCTGGCTATCGGCTCTGACCGATCACGATCTGGAGTCGGAGGTGATGTGCCAGGTGGCGGAACGGCATGGTGGATGCTTCAATGCCACTAGCACAGATCTGCGGCGATTTGTGAATGAGGCATGCGGTGGAAATGCGACGATGCGCGAGTGCATCGCTGGTCAGTGGCATGCAAAGTCGGCCAGCGATCAGTTGAGCGGCACCAGCAAATACCACATCACCTGGATAGCCTGTCTGATTGCGGGCGTTACCCTGGCGATTGTCCTGGTTGTGGGCGTGGTCTTCAGATGCTGGCACTCCAGTGGTGGTGGACGAAATAGCAACGACATTTGCCTGATTGCCGAGGACATTCGCGAACAGTTGCAGCAGAGGGCCAGTGTGCTGAAGGTTGGCGATGGCACACGGAACTCCATCATGAAACTTATAAATGGGCAGTTCAGCAAGGAGGTCTGTCATACGAGGATCATGTCATTCCTGGGGGACCTGAAGCACAAATCGCCGGAGATTGAGGCACTGCTGTTCCAGCACATTGCCCAGTGTCACATGAATCCGCCGACGGGCGATGGCTACGGGCCAGGTGCTGGTCCAACCTCACCCAGCGCACCCAGTCCGAATCCCAGTGAGGGCGGCTTCGACGAGGAGCCCGTCTACCAGGAGCCCGATCAACAGCGTCCACTCATCTGCGGCGAGTACTCATCGCCGCCGCACCATCTTGTCGAGAATCCGTACTCGGAGCCGTTTAATGCAACGA ATGCGAACGACATGCCACCGCCATATCAATATGCCACGCCCATGCGCATTCTCACGCCCccacagcaactgcaacagccaTCGACGATGGCCAATTATGCCACGCCCGTGTGGCGGTCCACGCcgagtgccacgcccaccagtCGACCGCCTTCGGGGTCACAGGGTCAGCAGGGGTCAGCCACAGCGCCAAGGGCAGTCAAGGATCTGAGGCAAGCTCTCCAGAATTCCCCACAATTCCATCCCAATCAGCTGACCTCAGCGCGCAACCAAAGACAGATCCTGCAGAACCTGCCGGTCCAACCGCCGCCCTACAGTCACAGTCACGGTCACGGTCAAAGGTCACAGGTCAGGGGTCAGCGGAGGCGCAGCTTCGAGTGCCTCGACGGCGCCGCCAGCCTGGCGGCCATGGAGCACATGGACTCCGGTTCGGATCACTCCGGCGGCAGCGATGTGACTGTCCAAATTGCCGATGTGATCGACTATGCGGatgcctaa